Proteins encoded in a region of the Orcinus orca chromosome 8, mOrcOrc1.1, whole genome shotgun sequence genome:
- the LOC101290489 gene encoding folate receptor beta has product MPWKLTPLLLFLAWMAYQCSAQPRTDLLNVCMDAKHHKVKPGPEDKLHDQCIPWKKNACCSAKVSQELHRDTSSLYNFNWEHCGKMKPACKRHFIQDNCLYECSPNLGPWIQEVNQSWRKERFLNVPLCKEDCQSWWEDCRTSYTCKADWHKGWNWTSGSNKCPTGTTCGTFEFYFPTPAALCEGLWSNSYKLSNYSRGSGRCIQMWFDPAQGNPNEEVARFYALAMSAGAMPQGIRPLLLCLALILPLWLHE; this is encoded by the exons ATGCCCTGGAAATTAACACCCCTTCTGCTGTTTCTGGCCTGGATGGCCTACCAGTGCAGTGCCCAGCCCAGGACAGACCTGCTCAATGTCTGCATGGATGCCAAGCACCACAAGGTAAAGCCAGGCCCTGAGGACAAGCTACATGACCAG tGCATCCCCTGGAAGAAGAATGCCTGCTGCTCTGCCAAAGTCAGCCAGGAGCTGCACAGGGACACCTCCTCCCTGTATAACTTTAACTGGGAGCACTGTGGCAAGATGAAGCCCGCCTGCAAGCGCCACTTCATTCAGGACAACTGCCTCTACGAGTGCTCACCTAACCTGGGGCCCTGGATCCAGGAG GTGAACCAGAGCTGGCGCAAAGAACGGTTCCTGAACGTGCCCCTGTGCAAAGAGGACTGTCAGAGCTGGTGGGAAGACTGCCGCACCTCCTACACCTGCAAGGCCGACTGGCACAAAGGCTGGAACTGGACCTCAG GATCTAACAAGTGCCCAACTGGGACCACCTGTGGCACATTTGAGTTCTACTTCCCCACGCCAGCAGCCCTGTGTGAGGGCCTCTGGAGTAACTCCTACAAGCTCAGCAACTACAGCCGGGGCAGTGGCCGCTGCATCCAGATGTGGTTCGACCCCGCCCAGGGCAACCCCAACGAGGAGGTGGCGAGGTTCTATGCCTTGGCCATGAGTGCTGGGGCCATGCCCCAGGGGATTAGACCTCTCCTGCTCTGCCTGGCCCTGATTTTGCCACTCTGGCTCCATGAATGA